From Algoriphagus sp. NG3, the proteins below share one genomic window:
- a CDS encoding sensor histidine kinase, producing the protein MHHLKSAQYLLLLFVLCLCNTPAYSQIQQINQELSKLPSIRDSVSKVNTLNRLGTLYRTRNADSCFYYGMEAKRLATSIKYPQGQTAADQVIAFALFKKGLYAESLELLGKILPYYQKLDDTENIVRVYLDMIAVENKGISERTRIYSLFRKAIQTGRKLEKDSIMSQVYIGYLNLGPTLSEDSIAYYINKSKEIAVRYKDESMLIYNQLWQSNLMVLTGQREEALPLMKQSLSDAKRIGNVYLEYNSLVSLINSESHPKKELEYFYQQYEIVKKSGDKYLEIYTLNSALDAAKELNDKDELIKIYVELEKAMTEDWEKSRKFMGDYVRYNNIEQDNRLLAEVNARRTIWIVTISFIAVISLLTIYLIMLRRSRKAKERIEILNNTANLQIIAMEEAKHEAVREEQQRLGQDLHDGLSSSIASIKHQLETLALDTKDTSLKKKLAVLLSELTSAYAVARNKSHEWFYTGENQQHQTFEQRIKSLTDAALPDSNYDKAIHIDEHALKHANMDTRIALLRIIQEAITNILKHAKAQKVDILIYEEIDSLILTIKDNGKGLGSKKSTGRSSIGLQSIKRRVEAMDGELEIASDTKGTEIAISIPLSSV; encoded by the coding sequence ATGCATCACCTAAAATCCGCACAATACCTGCTCCTACTTTTTGTTCTTTGTCTCTGCAACACTCCCGCATACAGTCAAATTCAGCAGATCAACCAAGAACTAAGTAAGTTACCCTCAATCAGGGACAGTGTCAGTAAGGTCAACACGCTGAACCGGTTGGGGACACTTTACCGCACCAGAAATGCAGATAGTTGCTTCTACTACGGAATGGAGGCCAAGCGTTTGGCCACCAGTATAAAGTATCCTCAAGGTCAAACAGCTGCAGACCAGGTAATTGCTTTTGCTTTATTTAAAAAGGGACTGTATGCGGAATCGCTTGAACTACTTGGCAAAATCTTACCCTACTACCAAAAACTCGATGATACCGAAAATATTGTCCGTGTATATTTGGATATGATTGCAGTAGAAAACAAAGGTATCTCCGAGAGAACAAGGATATACTCACTCTTTCGCAAAGCTATTCAGACTGGAAGAAAACTCGAAAAAGACAGCATTATGTCCCAAGTTTATATAGGCTATCTCAATCTGGGTCCAACCCTTTCTGAAGACAGCATTGCTTATTATATAAACAAATCAAAAGAAATCGCCGTCCGCTATAAGGATGAAAGCATGCTGATCTACAATCAGCTGTGGCAGTCAAATCTAATGGTGTTAACTGGTCAAAGGGAGGAAGCATTACCCCTTATGAAACAGTCGTTATCCGATGCAAAGCGTATTGGGAACGTATATTTGGAGTACAATTCATTAGTATCGTTGATCAATTCTGAAAGTCACCCCAAAAAAGAGCTTGAATATTTCTATCAACAATATGAAATAGTTAAGAAAAGTGGCGACAAATACCTGGAAATTTACACCTTAAATAGTGCTTTGGATGCTGCCAAAGAACTGAACGATAAAGACGAGCTCATCAAAATCTATGTAGAATTGGAAAAAGCCATGACAGAAGATTGGGAAAAGTCTAGAAAATTTATGGGTGACTATGTCAGGTATAATAACATAGAGCAAGACAATAGGCTATTGGCTGAGGTAAATGCGAGACGGACTATTTGGATAGTCACTATTTCATTTATTGCGGTAATTTCCTTATTGACCATTTATCTCATCATGCTCCGCCGTAGTCGAAAGGCAAAAGAAAGAATTGAAATCCTTAACAATACTGCCAATCTACAGATTATCGCTATGGAGGAGGCGAAACACGAAGCTGTACGGGAAGAACAACAGCGTCTTGGTCAGGATCTGCATGACGGGCTCTCCTCTTCCATTGCAAGCATAAAGCATCAATTGGAGACACTTGCGTTAGACACCAAGGATACATCTTTAAAAAAGAAATTGGCTGTTTTGTTATCGGAGCTAACAAGTGCCTACGCTGTAGCCAGAAACAAAAGCCATGAATGGTTTTATACAGGTGAAAATCAGCAGCATCAAACTTTTGAACAGCGAATCAAATCACTTACAGACGCTGCCTTGCCGGACTCCAACTACGACAAAGCAATTCACATAGATGAACATGCGCTAAAGCATGCCAATATGGACACACGAATTGCCTTGCTTCGAATCATTCAGGAAGCGATCACGAATATCCTAAAACATGCCAAAGCCCAAAAGGTGGATATTTTGATTTATGAGGAAATAGACAGTCTCATTTTGACGATCAAAGACAATGGAAAAGGATTGGGCAGTAAAAAGTCAACAGGTAGATCATCAATTGGCCTTCAATCCATCAAACGCAGGGTTGAAGCTATGGATGGAGAACTCGAGATAGCTTCTGACACGAAAGGCACCGAAATAGCTATCTCCATCCCATTATCATCCGTCTGA
- a CDS encoding OmpA family protein has protein sequence MKNNLSLILILFLIIGFPYNGKAQNSLLRYADQQMELGNFLHAADVYGKAYERKETYRAAKGAALCYDKLNDYSQAMEWWEKTIAFEELSVNDAEHYLKTSYAVGSQNESRAVLGELGFKVEDFSSPDMEMILASHSGSNTQEMEYVNDINSASAADFMGMKDDEGNLYFVSDRGSAVEGGSIPGIRFDVKNKLFNKKHYDWTGREYLKVYRKNKTGIVEEIKFDREDFLHISDPSIVKVGEKEVIFFSATRDIAKVKGEKSFTVHPEVFYGTLNDGAVTEIKTFPYNDVFAHSVITPFADLSSGRLYFASDMEDGFGGFDIYYSSFTQELDFSSPVNVGDEVNSVGNERDPFLHDGKLYFASDGLEGYGGFDIFSADRGSDGKFENIFHLDAPVNSAKDDFAYRQFPDNEIYVSSNRLGDSGLDNIYRMEREYRQLLVRIIDCRGDLVSGSELNLADSEGDNVGMKQEEPGIYLGDLTADTDYSLSLAKEGFFLVEDKEITTKGTPSGVQERQYTLIKIPKDLSVFTYTIYYDLDKSAIRTGADEILSAVFELMEKHEFLELKVSAHTDSRASDKYNQALSRRRAEEVLSDLESKGISGNRIALEWFGEERLVTDCPDGVNCSEDKHQLNRRSELLLSIELKEGTVLPEEFLKENWCNETEVLSIILDEVYKSAVYLDKYDPVLNWSGIAVDQDNRATQIKEK, from the coding sequence ATGAAAAATAATCTATCCCTTATTCTGATTCTTTTTTTAATAATAGGTTTTCCCTATAACGGGAAAGCTCAGAATTCATTGCTTAGGTATGCTGACCAACAGATGGAGCTTGGCAACTTTCTCCATGCAGCCGATGTCTATGGTAAAGCCTACGAAAGGAAGGAAACTTACCGTGCGGCAAAAGGAGCTGCCCTATGCTATGACAAGCTCAATGATTATTCTCAGGCAATGGAGTGGTGGGAAAAGACCATAGCCTTTGAGGAGCTTTCAGTAAATGATGCCGAACATTATCTAAAAACCTCATATGCAGTAGGCAGCCAAAACGAATCACGGGCTGTTCTTGGGGAACTTGGGTTTAAGGTTGAAGACTTCTCCTCGCCTGATATGGAAATGATTTTGGCTTCCCATTCCGGGTCAAACACTCAGGAAATGGAGTATGTCAATGATATTAACTCAGCATCTGCCGCAGATTTTATGGGCATGAAAGATGACGAAGGTAATCTTTATTTTGTTTCCGATAGAGGCTCTGCGGTAGAAGGAGGTTCCATTCCGGGAATTAGATTTGATGTGAAAAACAAACTGTTTAATAAAAAGCATTACGATTGGACTGGACGGGAATACCTTAAGGTTTACAGAAAAAACAAAACTGGTATTGTTGAAGAAATTAAGTTTGACAGGGAGGATTTTTTACATATCAGCGATCCGTCTATAGTTAAAGTAGGGGAAAAGGAAGTTATATTCTTTTCGGCTACCAGAGATATAGCTAAGGTAAAAGGGGAAAAGAGTTTTACAGTTCACCCGGAAGTATTCTACGGTACATTAAATGATGGTGCAGTAACTGAAATAAAGACTTTTCCATATAATGATGTTTTTGCCCATAGTGTAATCACGCCCTTTGCAGACCTCTCATCCGGTCGGTTATACTTTGCGTCTGATATGGAAGATGGATTTGGCGGATTTGATATCTACTATTCATCATTCACGCAAGAGCTCGATTTTTCATCTCCTGTAAATGTAGGAGATGAAGTCAATAGTGTTGGAAATGAGAGGGATCCATTTTTACATGATGGCAAATTGTACTTTGCTTCGGATGGATTAGAGGGGTATGGTGGTTTCGACATTTTCAGTGCAGATCGGGGTAGTGATGGGAAGTTTGAAAATATTTTTCATCTCGATGCCCCAGTCAACTCAGCCAAAGATGATTTTGCCTACAGGCAATTTCCCGACAATGAAATCTATGTGAGTTCCAATAGATTGGGGGATTCGGGACTGGATAATATCTATAGAATGGAACGGGAGTATAGACAATTACTCGTTAGAATAATCGACTGTAGAGGGGATTTGGTATCAGGTTCGGAGCTTAATCTGGCTGATTCCGAGGGGGATAACGTGGGGATGAAACAAGAAGAACCGGGTATATATCTGGGTGATTTGACAGCGGATACAGATTACAGCTTATCCTTGGCCAAGGAGGGATTTTTTTTGGTAGAGGATAAGGAGATTACTACAAAAGGAACGCCTTCGGGGGTGCAGGAGCGTCAATATACACTGATCAAAATACCCAAGGATTTAAGCGTATTCACCTACACTATTTACTATGATCTGGACAAAAGTGCAATAAGAACAGGGGCAGATGAGATACTTTCTGCAGTGTTTGAGTTGATGGAAAAGCATGAATTTCTGGAACTGAAAGTATCTGCGCATACTGATTCTAGAGCATCAGATAAATACAATCAAGCACTAAGCCGTCGTAGGGCTGAGGAAGTGCTTTCTGACTTAGAAAGTAAAGGAATCTCCGGGAATAGGATAGCACTGGAGTGGTTTGGGGAAGAACGTTTGGTCACGGATTGTCCTGACGGGGTGAATTGTTCCGAAGACAAGCATCAACTTAACAGGAGGAGTGAGCTCTTGCTCTCTATAGAGCTGAAAGAAGGAACGGTGCTCCCTGAAGAATTTTTAAAGGAGAATTGGTGCAATGAGACAGAGGTACTCAGCATAATACTAGATGAAGTTTATAAGTCCGCAGTCTATTTGGATAAGTATGATCCTGTGCTGAATTGGTCAGGAATAGCTGTAGATCAGGATAATAGAGCAACTCAAATTAAAGAGAAGTGA
- a CDS encoding response regulator transcription factor, with protein sequence MKQQKAIIFDDHQLFSDSFSSILEKAEIFASVHSFSDEKLLIRFLMLESPNPIVLFLDFLLIKGNSLHLINETRRLNRNLNVIIVSGITSPSLIKSILSYHPQGFISKFSGFDKIVECLNKNAEGNQFICPEIKKILRSTDKMDEIHFTSRELQLLQYFAQGNSIVKTAELVHLSKHTIVSHRRKMMKKANCNSITELLAFARLHGLI encoded by the coding sequence ATGAAACAACAAAAAGCGATCATATTTGATGATCACCAATTATTTAGTGATTCATTTTCATCAATACTTGAAAAAGCAGAAATATTCGCCTCCGTCCATTCTTTTTCTGATGAAAAACTTCTAATCCGTTTCCTGATGTTAGAGAGCCCAAATCCAATCGTTCTATTTCTGGATTTTCTACTTATTAAAGGAAATTCCTTACACCTTATAAACGAGACCCGTAGATTAAATAGAAATTTGAATGTCATTATTGTGTCAGGTATCACCTCTCCATCCTTAATAAAATCCATATTGAGTTATCATCCTCAGGGATTTATCAGTAAATTTTCAGGGTTTGACAAGATCGTTGAATGCTTAAATAAAAATGCTGAGGGGAATCAATTCATCTGCCCCGAAATAAAAAAAATACTACGTTCTACAGATAAAATGGACGAGATACACTTTACCTCGAGAGAGCTTCAGCTATTGCAATATTTTGCCCAGGGTAATTCCATTGTAAAAACCGCCGAGCTAGTCCACCTCAGTAAACACACAATTGTATCACACCGAAGAAAAATGATGAAAAAAGCAAATTGCAACTCAATCACTGAACTACTGGCATTTGCAAGGCTACATGGATTGATTTAA
- a CDS encoding response regulator transcription factor: MEKNKKIAVVFDDHLLFLDAFSALIERLEIFSSVQTFDDERLLSQFLINHHKAPIYLFLDYYLRDKNALLLINETRRLNRQVKVIVTSSVTNPTIIANILTYNPQGLISKSSGFDTILQCIDTIDGGGQYTCPTMSEIVVNIGQISKIPFSNRELEILQYFAQGLSIAQTADQSHLSKHTIVAHRRNMMAKVHVNSITELLAFARNKELI; the protein is encoded by the coding sequence ATGGAAAAAAACAAGAAGATTGCCGTGGTTTTCGACGACCATCTCCTATTTTTGGATGCTTTTTCCGCATTGATCGAACGGCTGGAGATTTTCAGTTCAGTTCAGACTTTTGATGATGAACGGCTCTTAAGCCAGTTCTTGATCAATCACCACAAAGCTCCCATTTATTTATTCTTGGATTATTATCTAAGGGACAAGAATGCTCTACTCCTTATCAATGAGACCAGACGGCTAAATCGTCAAGTAAAAGTTATTGTCACAAGTTCGGTGACAAATCCTACTATCATTGCTAACATATTAACTTATAACCCCCAAGGCCTAATCAGCAAATCGTCAGGTTTTGATACGATACTTCAGTGCATTGATACGATAGACGGGGGGGGGCAATACACTTGCCCGACAATGAGCGAAATTGTTGTGAACATAGGTCAAATCAGCAAAATACCGTTTTCCAATAGAGAGTTGGAAATTCTGCAGTACTTCGCACAAGGACTATCAATCGCTCAAACCGCCGATCAAAGCCACCTTAGCAAGCATACGATAGTAGCCCACCGCCGTAATATGATGGCTAAAGTCCATGTCAATTCCATTACAGAACTATTGGCTTTTGCGCGGAATAAAGAATTGATTTAG
- a CDS encoding gliding motility-associated C-terminal domain-containing protein, translating to MRYKKQLFGIGTFCMVGFLAIIPDSYVFAQTVNMGQMSIKSGTVMSTHFDLDNKASGRLVNDGDLYLYAHYNNDGEVTFTEGEEGNTRFVGKYGVQHIMGSQLSRLNHVLFNNTQDQNAFHLFGDISVSGTSRFVEGIVLGDGNGGLMIFENEGGHESVSDQSHVDGYVSKVGNRAFDYPIGDGGYFRFAGISSPASSDAVFKAKYFLEDPDGQYPRDQKEDRINLINDAEYWELTKEGGDGNVHLTLSWRDVTTPAFILGETNRIVITGWDDEESQWANLGGDLDNDVQTVTTPLVLDDYGVFTLAVLTGNTTNMAIEKTSFDVSIYEGDVFDYEIRVQNNSQVDATDVVVVDNLPAGLIYESMEVETAFGLMEWEMESMGQVLTWRIPSFMAGDEMVIRLKVKAGSAGKIINYAEVAAFEEDEDPMDNEDTDENEVKAFFIPNVITPNSDGDNDMFEIKGLNRFSKNNIVIFNRWGDHVFEKEGYQNDWDAEGLIAGTYFYILKVTDHSGQIKEFKGWIQVIKD from the coding sequence ATGAGATATAAAAAACAACTGTTTGGTATTGGGACTTTCTGCATGGTGGGTTTTTTAGCAATAATCCCGGATTCCTACGTCTTCGCCCAGACGGTCAATATGGGTCAGATGAGTATTAAGTCGGGTACGGTGATGTCCACTCATTTTGATCTGGACAACAAGGCATCCGGACGACTGGTCAATGATGGGGATCTTTACCTATATGCCCATTACAACAATGATGGTGAAGTGACATTTACTGAAGGAGAAGAGGGGAATACACGTTTTGTTGGGAAGTATGGTGTTCAGCACATTATGGGCAGTCAACTGAGCAGGCTCAACCATGTGTTGTTTAATAATACGCAGGATCAGAATGCTTTTCATCTGTTTGGGGACATCAGTGTCTCAGGTACTTCCAGATTTGTAGAAGGGATTGTTTTGGGCGACGGAAATGGGGGATTAATGATTTTTGAGAATGAGGGTGGGCATGAGAGCGTTTCAGACCAAAGTCATGTCGATGGCTATGTTTCAAAAGTTGGAAACCGCGCATTCGACTATCCCATCGGTGATGGGGGATACTTTCGTTTTGCAGGCATTTCTTCTCCGGCAAGCTCGGATGCTGTTTTTAAGGCCAAGTATTTTTTAGAAGATCCGGATGGCCAGTACCCCAGAGACCAGAAGGAGGACAGGATAAATTTGATCAATGACGCGGAATATTGGGAGTTGACCAAAGAAGGTGGGGATGGAAATGTACACTTGACACTTTCGTGGAGAGATGTGACCACACCTGCATTTATCCTTGGGGAGACCAATAGAATCGTAATCACAGGATGGGATGATGAGGAGTCTCAATGGGCAAACCTTGGAGGGGATTTGGACAATGATGTGCAAACTGTTACTACACCTCTTGTACTGGACGACTATGGCGTTTTTACTCTTGCTGTATTAACGGGTAACACCACCAATATGGCTATTGAGAAGACTTCTTTTGATGTGTCCATTTATGAGGGTGATGTTTTCGATTATGAAATAAGAGTTCAAAATAATAGTCAGGTGGATGCTACTGATGTAGTGGTGGTGGATAACCTTCCTGCAGGGCTGATTTACGAAAGCATGGAAGTAGAAACTGCCTTTGGTCTGATGGAATGGGAAATGGAGTCAATGGGACAGGTGCTGACCTGGAGAATTCCAAGTTTCATGGCTGGCGATGAAATGGTTATCAGGCTAAAAGTGAAAGCCGGATCTGCTGGGAAAATCATCAATTATGCTGAAGTAGCAGCCTTCGAAGAAGACGAAGATCCAATGGACAACGAAGATACTGACGAGAATGAAGTAAAAGCATTCTTTATACCAAATGTAATTACACCAAATAGTGACGGTGACAATGATATGTTTGAAATAAAGGGGCTAAACAGGTTCTCCAAAAACAATATCGTGATTTTCAATAGATGGGGTGATCATGTTTTTGAGAAGGAAGGTTACCAAAACGACTGGGATGCTGAAGGTCTGATTGCCGGTACATACTTCTACATCTTAAAAGTAACGGATCACAGTGGGCAGATTAAAGAGTTCAAGGGATGGATACAGGTAATAAAAGATTGA
- a CDS encoding glyoxalase superfamily protein codes for MITDQRVIPILKIVDVIRAKEFYVDMMGFEVEWEKKSDEKSSIYMILSYKHIILYFTDYDEVASESSVFIEFSGLKEYQGFLLERKAEYMIADLNMTPWESLSMEVVDPFGNKLLFCEPFNG; via the coding sequence ATGATTACAGATCAAAGAGTTATCCCTATCTTAAAGATAGTTGATGTCATCAGGGCAAAAGAGTTCTATGTTGATATGATGGGGTTTGAGGTGGAATGGGAAAAGAAATCTGATGAAAAATCCTCTATCTATATGATACTGTCTTATAAACATATCATTTTGTATTTTACGGATTATGATGAAGTGGCTTCGGAGAGCAGTGTTTTCATAGAGTTTTCAGGCTTGAAAGAGTATCAAGGGTTTTTATTGGAAAGAAAAGCTGAATATATGATTGCAGATCTCAATATGACTCCATGGGAATCCTTAAGTATGGAAGTTGTTGATCCTTTTGGAAACAAGCTTTTATTTTGCGAGCCATTTAATGGTTGA
- a CDS encoding sensor histidine kinase — MDLHVVNGNESSNQIQLPEKPDNMGQSKPILYLLLLFSLFLWNTPAYSQIQQINKELHKLSSIKDSVSMVNSLNRLGTLYRTRNADSSFYYGIKAKRIATNVNYRQGQADADLVIAYALFRRGLYAESLEMLGKVLPYYQKLDDSEKIVRVYLDMLEVENKGISDRTKIISLLQKAIQAGKKLEKDSIMSEAYISYINRGPDISDDSIAYYLSKSTEIANKYNDERILNYIQLWQARLLILDGQLEEALPLVKKIIEDSQRNGNPSLEINALFLITGFYENEPKKVLGYFYEAFKVAQASREKDIEIYILNYALEVAKQLGDKDEIIKIYSELDKSMTADWENSKKFMGDYVRYNSIEQNNKLLGEENARRTMWIVIISFMALISLMTIYLIMLRRSRKAKERIEILNNTANLQIIAMEEAKHEAVREEQQRLGQDLHDGLSSSIASIKHQLETLALDTKDTSLKKKLAVLLSELTSAYAVARNKSHEWFYTGENQQHQTFEQRIRLLTDAALPGSNYDKAIHIDEHALKHANMDTRIALLRIIQEAITNILKHAKAQKVDILIYEESASLILTIKDNGKGLGSKKPTGGSSIGLQSIKRRVEAMDGEIEIASDTKGTEIAISIPLKST, encoded by the coding sequence ATGGATTTACACGTCGTAAATGGCAATGAAAGCTCAAACCAAATTCAGCTTCCGGAGAAACCGGATAACATGGGTCAATCCAAACCCATACTTTACTTACTACTACTTTTTTCACTATTCCTTTGGAACACTCCTGCATATAGTCAAATCCAACAGATCAACAAAGAACTACATAAGTTATCCTCAATCAAGGACAGTGTCAGTATGGTCAATAGTTTAAACCGACTTGGAACCCTTTACCGCACCAGAAATGCGGACAGCAGTTTTTATTATGGTATAAAAGCTAAACGAATAGCAACCAATGTAAATTACAGACAAGGTCAGGCAGATGCAGACCTTGTAATTGCGTATGCCCTATTTAGAAGAGGTCTTTATGCGGAATCCCTGGAGATGCTTGGCAAAGTATTGCCGTACTACCAAAAACTCGATGATTCAGAAAAAATTGTCCGTGTATATTTGGATATGCTCGAAGTCGAAAACAAAGGCATTTCGGATAGAACAAAAATTATTTCGCTATTGCAAAAGGCAATCCAAGCTGGAAAAAAACTGGAAAAGGACAGTATTATGTCTGAAGCTTATATTAGCTACATCAACAGAGGACCTGATATTTCCGATGATAGCATTGCCTACTACCTAAGCAAATCCACTGAAATTGCCAACAAATATAATGACGAACGAATTCTCAATTACATTCAACTATGGCAGGCCCGTTTGCTGATTTTGGACGGACAGTTAGAAGAAGCACTTCCTCTAGTAAAAAAAATAATAGAGGATTCACAACGCAATGGAAATCCAAGTCTGGAAATCAATGCACTCTTTCTAATTACAGGTTTCTATGAGAACGAGCCAAAAAAAGTTCTTGGGTATTTTTATGAGGCCTTCAAAGTTGCACAGGCAAGCAGGGAAAAGGACATTGAAATCTACATCTTAAACTATGCCCTAGAAGTTGCTAAACAATTAGGAGATAAAGATGAAATCATTAAAATTTACTCAGAATTAGACAAGTCCATGACAGCAGACTGGGAAAATTCAAAAAAATTCATGGGCGATTATGTACGGTATAATTCTATAGAGCAGAATAATAAGCTATTGGGTGAAGAAAATGCACGTAGGACTATGTGGATAGTCATTATTTCATTTATGGCATTGATCTCCTTAATGACCATATACTTAATCATGCTCCGCCGTAGTCGAAAGGCAAAAGAAAGAATTGAAATCCTTAACAATACTGCCAATCTACAGATTATCGCTATGGAGGAGGCGAAACACGAAGCTGTACGGGAAGAACAACAGCGTCTTGGTCAGGATCTGCATGACGGGCTCTCCTCTTCCATTGCAAGCATAAAGCATCAATTGGAGACACTTGCGTTAGACACCAAGGATACATCTTTAAAAAAGAAATTGGCTGTTTTGTTATCGGAGCTAACAAGTGCATATGCTGTAGCCAGAAACAAAAGCCATGAATGGTTTTATACAGGTGAAAATCAGCAGCATCAAACTTTTGAGCAACGGATCAGATTACTTACCGACGCTGCCTTGCCGGGCTCCAACTACGACAAAGCAATTCACATAGATGAACATGCGCTAAAGCATGCCAATATGGACACACGAATTGCCTTGCTTCGAATCATTCAGGAAGCGATCACGAATATCTTAAAACATGCCAAAGCCCAAAAGGTGGATATTTTGATTTATGAGGAATCAGCCAGTCTTATTTTGACGATCAAAGACAATGGAAAGGGCTTGGGTAGTAAAAAGCCAACAGGTGGATCATCAATTGGCCTTCAATCCATCAAACGCAGGGTTGAAGCTATGGATGGGGAAATTGAGATAGCTTCTGACACGAAAGGCACCGAAATAGCTATCTCTATCCCACTAAAATCCACTTAA
- a CDS encoding type IX secretion system membrane protein PorP/SprF, with translation MNVNNKLVVLIFMAALSVTGKVSGQQLPQFSQYMFNGLHINPGYAGYKQEGYIQSTYRSQWTGFPGAPKTLSVTADFSANEGTMGFGFAFMNDELGPARTTGGLLTYSYRIQTGKESFLGLGISAGASEYAIDRSKLNPNEWEDEVLMGGIVNLYTPNMNAGIFFNTSNFYAGFSAFNMIGKRKLKQEDIALAYHDFHYYLTAGLLLPLSDNVQVKPSFLIKEVKGAPTNYDLNAMFLFYDRLWLGGSYRSNVKWGKDNLDSGLTNRNAVAMLVEIFATNNLRIGYAYDHNLNVLSDLRNNSHEFSLGYYLSARNAKMKNQRWF, from the coding sequence ATGAATGTAAATAATAAGCTAGTAGTGTTGATTTTTATGGCTGCACTTTCGGTGACAGGGAAAGTATCTGGTCAACAGCTTCCGCAATTTAGTCAATACATGTTCAATGGATTGCACATCAATCCCGGGTATGCAGGATACAAGCAAGAGGGGTATATACAGTCCACCTATAGATCCCAATGGACTGGTTTTCCGGGGGCTCCCAAGACACTTTCTGTGACAGCGGATTTCAGTGCCAATGAAGGTACTATGGGGTTTGGGTTTGCATTTATGAATGATGAATTGGGGCCTGCCAGGACGACTGGTGGCTTGTTGACCTATTCATACAGAATTCAGACCGGAAAAGAGTCGTTTTTGGGACTCGGAATCAGTGCCGGTGCTTCTGAATACGCAATTGATCGCTCAAAACTCAACCCGAACGAGTGGGAAGATGAAGTGCTCATGGGAGGTATTGTAAACTTGTATACACCCAATATGAATGCGGGTATTTTTTTCAATACATCAAATTTTTATGCGGGATTCAGCGCATTCAATATGATCGGAAAACGAAAACTAAAACAGGAGGATATAGCGCTTGCCTACCATGATTTCCATTACTACTTAACGGCCGGGCTATTATTGCCTTTGTCTGATAATGTTCAGGTCAAGCCTTCTTTTCTCATTAAGGAAGTCAAAGGAGCACCTACCAATTATGACCTGAATGCCATGTTTTTGTTTTATGACAGATTATGGCTCGGAGGTTCTTACAGATCTAATGTAAAGTGGGGCAAAGATAACCTAGACTCGGGGCTGACCAACAGAAATGCGGTGGCTATGCTCGTGGAGATTTTTGCAACGAACAACCTAAGGATCGGATATGCATACGATCATAATCTCAATGTTTTGTCGGATTTGAGGAACAATTCACATGAGTTCTCACTGGGTTACTATTTATCTGCTAGAAATGCAAAAATGAAAAACCAAAGATGGTTCTGA